Proteins encoded by one window of Bacillus sp. DTU_2020_1000418_1_SI_GHA_SEK_038:
- a CDS encoding 4Fe-4S single cluster domain-containing protein, with protein sequence MQIERIFYPLETLGYGKRIGIWLVGCPHRCHLCCNPELQAADPTKNIELSAIFSYIESILKKYKVDGVTISGGDPFAQPKELRQLVKWLQKNSIEDILVYSGYTLAELRAQKNESIDDILFNISVLVDGKYVESLNDNRPLRGSSNQVVHIFNTKYKERYREIIAGESRPIQNIYYEDNLISFGIPPRDFNKSVCEKLSEKGVSTKAPQKND encoded by the coding sequence ATGCAAATCGAACGCATATTTTACCCGTTAGAAACATTAGGGTATGGGAAGAGAATTGGGATTTGGCTTGTTGGTTGCCCCCATCGTTGTCATCTTTGTTGCAATCCCGAACTTCAAGCTGCCGATCCAACAAAGAATATTGAGCTTTCAGCTATTTTCAGTTACATAGAATCTATTTTAAAAAAATATAAAGTGGATGGTGTGACGATTTCCGGAGGTGATCCATTTGCACAGCCTAAAGAGCTACGACAGTTGGTAAAATGGCTTCAGAAAAATAGCATTGAAGACATCCTTGTTTATTCCGGATATACATTGGCAGAGCTAAGAGCTCAGAAAAATGAGAGTATCGATGATATTCTCTTCAATATTTCGGTGCTCGTTGACGGCAAGTATGTTGAATCATTGAACGACAATCGGCCGCTAAGGGGATCTTCTAATCAGGTTGTACATATTTTTAATACTAAATATAAGGAACGATACAGGGAGATAATTGCAGGGGAAAGCCGGCCAATTCAAAATATCTACTACGAAGATAATCTAATATCCTTTGGAATTCCGCCAAGAGATTTCAATAAAAGTGTTTGCGAGAAATTATCTGAAAAAGGGGTCTCTACAAAAGCCCCA
- a CDS encoding FHA domain-containing protein: protein MEEVRICKVCGHLNSLDTTFCRGDGCGEDISYLPITNLAELEAGGIENSTSVEKPGADNFMDMQPKTVRMTGIQFVNTASGYEISIPATGGIIGRSGTIQPEHFQSNLYVSNEHARIQLNADGNYAIVDLGSTNGTKLNGQSLLSNSLYSIKRNDYIIFANLEYMVK from the coding sequence ATGGAAGAAGTTAGAATTTGTAAGGTATGTGGTCATTTAAATTCGTTAGATACGACTTTTTGCCGAGGAGATGGATGTGGGGAAGATATATCTTATCTGCCGATTACAAATTTAGCAGAGCTTGAGGCTGGTGGGATTGAAAATTCGACTTCAGTGGAGAAACCTGGTGCAGACAATTTTATGGATATGCAGCCAAAAACAGTCCGGATGACCGGCATTCAATTTGTCAATACCGCTAGTGGTTATGAAATCTCTATTCCAGCAACAGGTGGGATTATAGGCAGATCTGGAACCATTCAGCCGGAACATTTTCAAAGTAATTTATATGTGAGCAATGAGCATGCGCGAATTCAATTAAATGCTGATGGAAATTATGCAATTGTTGATCTCGGCAGTACAAATGGGACAAAATTAAATGGCCAATCGCTACTGAGCAATAGTTTATATTCTATTAAGAGAAATGATTACATCATTTTTGCTAATTTGGAATACATGGTTAAATAA
- a CDS encoding protein kinase domain-containing protein — MSQKQTVRMKAPFREQREQTIKLPQDNTVKMVPQNQQKTLRMATGQPIEHMNQADGTINGYIQTGDILDGKYELTINLTYNTGEAALFVSQYEEKQFVAKVYFQGMNPKQEVTDRIRAIQSSHVIPILDYGVDKKSKRYYEIFPYYKQGDLTKTYPHEPDYILNVIAPAINEGLRTLHSVGVFHRDIKPNNIFQDGESIIIGDFGISSTKGEGSVIFTNNANRTNGYAAPEVYNQLICEESDYYSFGITLLELALGENPFKHLNTEQIIKMTLMDQIDVPSMIPKKLAHLIKGLTRKDRNNRWGHEEVKKWLNGEHVIVIEDLIHRNIRPYRFEGRDFTSLEELAIAFAAHWEEAKKHLYNGLVKNFVKQFGEEYELVIIECEKQQNQDIGLFQLICGLHPNPSLCWKGHTFRDLNGLGSFIHDSLPQVNEDISDLLKSGVLMMYLERIEAEKENPSFYNEAKKIYNEAQRNSLYGYYLLGFLLKNINEFCFQKMTFTNLDDLILYLGKQSDAIDALAAELLENQYFFAWLSHMGYEEHIAKWRSII; from the coding sequence TTGAGCCAGAAGCAAACTGTTCGGATGAAAGCTCCATTTAGGGAGCAACGAGAACAAACAATAAAACTGCCTCAAGATAATACAGTAAAAATGGTACCGCAAAACCAGCAAAAAACGCTGCGTATGGCTACCGGGCAGCCTATAGAGCATATGAATCAAGCAGATGGAACGATAAATGGGTATATTCAAACAGGGGATATTTTGGATGGGAAATATGAGCTGACAATAAATCTCACCTACAATACGGGAGAAGCCGCCCTTTTTGTTTCCCAATATGAAGAAAAGCAGTTTGTTGCCAAAGTTTATTTTCAAGGTATGAATCCGAAACAAGAGGTGACAGATAGGATTCGCGCAATTCAATCGAGTCATGTCATTCCCATTCTAGACTATGGCGTCGATAAGAAATCAAAGCGGTATTACGAAATTTTCCCTTATTACAAACAGGGCGATTTAACAAAAACATACCCTCATGAGCCGGATTATATTCTTAATGTGATTGCACCCGCTATTAATGAAGGTTTAAGAACCCTTCATAGTGTCGGGGTGTTTCATCGGGATATTAAACCAAATAATATTTTCCAAGATGGCGAATCGATTATTATTGGCGATTTCGGTATAAGCTCCACGAAGGGCGAAGGCAGTGTGATTTTTACAAATAATGCGAATCGAACGAACGGTTATGCCGCTCCGGAAGTGTATAACCAATTAATATGCGAAGAAAGTGATTATTACTCATTTGGGATTACATTACTGGAATTAGCTCTAGGGGAAAACCCTTTTAAGCATTTAAATACTGAGCAGATAATAAAGATGACGTTGATGGATCAAATTGATGTGCCGTCAATGATTCCTAAGAAGCTGGCACATTTAATAAAGGGATTAACAAGAAAAGATCGGAATAATCGTTGGGGCCATGAGGAGGTAAAGAAATGGCTGAACGGGGAGCATGTCATTGTTATTGAAGATTTGATTCACCGGAATATTCGTCCTTATCGATTTGAGGGAAGAGATTTCACTAGTCTTGAAGAATTGGCTATTGCATTTGCTGCCCATTGGGAGGAAGCAAAAAAACATTTATACAATGGTCTAGTTAAGAACTTCGTGAAACAATTTGGTGAGGAATACGAGTTAGTTATTATTGAATGTGAGAAACAACAAAATCAAGACATTGGACTATTCCAGCTCATATGCGGACTGCATCCGAATCCATCGCTTTGTTGGAAAGGGCATACCTTTAGGGACCTGAATGGGCTTGGGTCTTTTATCCATGATTCATTGCCACAAGTTAATGAGGATATTTCAGATTTATTGAAGTCTGGTGTGTTGATGATGTATTTAGAAAGAATTGAAGCAGAAAAGGAAAATCCTTCGTTTTATAACGAGGCGAAAAAAATATACAATGAGGCCCAAAGAAACTCGTTATACGGATATTATTTACTAGGTTTCCTTTTAAAAAATATAAATGAATTTTGTTTTCAAAAAATGACGTTTACTAATTTGGATGATTTAATACTTTATCTAGGTAAACAAAGTGACGCCATTGATGCATTGGCTGCTGAACTATTAGAAAATCAGTACTTCTTTGCATGGCTTTCACATATGGGGTATGAAGAACATATTGCTAAATGGAGATCGATTATATGA
- a CDS encoding AAA family ATPase: MTSDPFLQPSSWELELDRFKSIKSTFIVEGNIFDLHAYSHNVDGKRQWNISALDYYLYQYLVNQGFETIIFYNHIDGFYNPYSSDHIRQFESLAKGRVESGSTADPSEERNHVRMSLKATVSKATEMISTAMETSTKPLAVILNLSSRYIISPQNLSEEENTLYSRLFLTTQKLNRHRVEATNKLVNNLLFLVCNKANDIPAWMYLDNPYVKTLHIPKPNRKIRASFIDNEFDGFIGSKEVPAEEQENLKQQFIDLTEGFTNIELIGLRNLCRQEEIYIRKVAEAIRLFKHGIKENLWEEVGIEKLKDAHSKIEERVKGQKPAVIQTLDILKRAVGGFSGLQHSSHSSKPKGILFFAGPTGTGKTELAKTIAELIFGDESSCHRFDMSEYQQSHADQKLLGAPPGYVGYEAGGQLTNAVKENPFSVLLFDEIEKAHPSILDKFLQILEDGRMTDGQGETVYFSETLIIFTSNLGIYKKDAMGERIPNVTPQMEYPELKEKILNEINNYFKLELGRPEILNRIGDNIIVFDYIREDVAQLILDHQLRKIVAALKEQKEIILSINDEAREYIREKAVANLENGGRGIGNIVESIFINPLSRYLYDYEIKGPCQLHVRQIVQDEQITKLECEHFREKVGL; this comes from the coding sequence ATGACTTCGGATCCATTTTTACAGCCCAGCAGCTGGGAGCTTGAATTAGATCGCTTTAAATCAATTAAATCAACCTTTATCGTAGAAGGGAATATCTTTGATTTACATGCTTACTCACACAATGTTGATGGGAAAAGACAGTGGAATATTAGTGCACTTGACTATTATTTATACCAATATTTAGTCAATCAAGGGTTTGAAACCATTATTTTTTATAATCATATTGATGGTTTTTACAATCCTTACAGTTCGGACCACATAAGGCAGTTTGAATCGCTGGCGAAAGGCAGAGTAGAGAGTGGTTCAACTGCCGACCCCAGTGAAGAACGGAATCATGTAAGAATGTCGCTGAAGGCTACCGTATCGAAAGCAACCGAAATGATTAGTACGGCAATGGAGACTTCAACAAAACCGTTGGCAGTCATTTTGAATTTGTCATCAAGATATATTATATCGCCGCAAAATTTAAGTGAGGAAGAGAATACCCTGTACTCACGTTTATTTTTAACTACTCAAAAACTGAACCGCCATCGTGTTGAAGCGACTAACAAACTAGTAAATAATCTGTTGTTTCTCGTTTGTAATAAAGCGAATGATATTCCCGCATGGATGTATCTGGATAATCCATATGTGAAAACATTGCATATTCCAAAGCCTAATCGAAAGATACGGGCAAGCTTCATTGATAATGAGTTCGATGGCTTCATTGGATCAAAGGAGGTACCCGCCGAAGAACAGGAAAATCTAAAGCAGCAATTTATTGACTTAACGGAAGGGTTTACGAATATTGAATTAATCGGACTTAGAAATCTCTGTCGCCAAGAGGAGATCTATATTCGCAAAGTTGCCGAAGCGATCCGCTTGTTTAAGCATGGGATAAAGGAAAATCTGTGGGAAGAAGTGGGTATTGAGAAGTTAAAGGATGCCCACAGCAAAATTGAAGAAAGGGTGAAGGGGCAAAAGCCGGCGGTTATTCAAACATTGGATATTTTAAAACGTGCAGTTGGCGGTTTTTCTGGCTTGCAGCATTCATCTCATTCAAGCAAACCTAAAGGAATATTGTTTTTTGCCGGGCCAACTGGAACAGGAAAAACGGAACTGGCAAAAACAATAGCGGAACTCATTTTTGGTGATGAGTCAAGCTGTCACCGCTTTGATATGAGTGAATATCAGCAAAGCCATGCCGATCAAAAACTGCTAGGCGCCCCTCCTGGTTATGTTGGCTATGAAGCCGGCGGTCAATTAACAAATGCAGTGAAAGAAAACCCGTTCTCTGTTTTACTTTTCGATGAAATTGAAAAGGCGCATCCTTCTATTTTGGATAAGTTCCTGCAAATATTGGAGGACGGAAGGATGACGGATGGTCAGGGAGAAACGGTCTATTTCTCTGAGACTTTAATCATTTTCACAAGCAATCTCGGAATCTATAAGAAGGATGCAATGGGCGAGCGAATTCCGAATGTCACACCTCAAATGGAATACCCAGAATTGAAGGAAAAAATATTAAACGAAATTAATAATTACTTCAAGCTTGAGCTTGGTCGCCCAGAAATTCTTAATAGAATTGGCGACAACATTATCGTGTTTGATTATATCCGTGAAGATGTGGCCCAATTGATACTTGATCACCAGCTGCGAAAAATTGTGGCAGCGTTAAAAGAGCAAAAAGAAATTATTCTTTCCATTAATGACGAAGCAAGGGAATACATAAGGGAAAAAGCCGTTGCAAACTTAGAAAATGGCGGCCGTGGGATTGGGAATATTGTTGAGTCTATTTTTATCAACCCGTTATCAAGATATTTATATGATTACGAAATTAAGGGCCCTTGCCAGCTGCATGTACGGCAAATTGTACAAGATGAACAAATCACTAAGTTAGAGTGTGAGCATTTCCGTGAAAAAGTAGGATTGTAG
- the cmr6 gene encoding type III-B CRISPR module RAMP protein Cmr6: MHFHPKDTEEAFKPADRGKIAHLWYHLHYNQMIQEVKNGKIEYSPDKKKPAPRILPELSKLGKTVEKGRQRAIAEMNASFHIRQLRATALSRIIPGMGAGHVKETSLTLHPVYGFPYIPASSVKGLVRHWFIHAYCEGDESKLADNEWGKAVFGSQENRGAVQFYDIYLHEQLQIEADILTVHFKEYYSGGNTATDSQKPNPVPFWTVNVKEANIFLTVPKGIKTAISSDDLIQAAASWTCRAFKELGIGSKSALGYGLFSEVTDVTKDEFEIVIAGQEERIEKQRKERLRKMEIEGEAREQEAIAARLEKMTKEERLLYEIQSLSSSQADQDKSKNALFEEVLSQKNAAAASALKAYWETNGQWKIKKQQKKQYNKVQEVKKLLQL; this comes from the coding sequence ATGCATTTTCATCCGAAAGATACGGAGGAAGCATTTAAACCTGCTGATAGGGGGAAAATTGCCCACTTATGGTATCACCTTCATTATAATCAAATGATTCAAGAAGTGAAAAACGGGAAAATTGAATATTCACCTGATAAAAAGAAACCCGCTCCACGAATACTGCCGGAGTTAAGCAAGCTCGGAAAAACGGTCGAAAAAGGCAGGCAACGGGCAATTGCCGAAATGAATGCATCCTTTCATATTCGGCAATTAAGGGCAACTGCTTTATCGCGGATTATTCCTGGGATGGGGGCAGGACATGTAAAGGAGACATCCCTTACTTTGCACCCGGTCTATGGGTTTCCTTATATCCCCGCTTCGAGTGTGAAGGGCCTTGTTCGCCATTGGTTTATTCATGCCTATTGTGAGGGGGACGAATCCAAGTTGGCGGACAATGAGTGGGGAAAAGCTGTTTTTGGCTCGCAGGAAAATCGTGGTGCGGTCCAGTTTTATGATATTTACTTGCATGAGCAGTTACAAATTGAAGCGGATATATTAACAGTGCATTTTAAAGAATATTATAGCGGGGGAAATACGGCAACGGATAGTCAAAAACCAAATCCCGTCCCGTTTTGGACTGTGAATGTAAAAGAGGCTAATATATTCTTAACTGTGCCAAAGGGAATTAAAACAGCGATTTCGAGTGATGATTTAATTCAAGCGGCTGCCAGTTGGACGTGTCGAGCATTCAAAGAATTAGGAATCGGTTCCAAATCAGCTTTAGGGTATGGCCTTTTTTCGGAAGTTACGGATGTAACGAAGGATGAATTTGAAATTGTGATAGCTGGGCAGGAAGAAAGAATTGAAAAACAACGGAAAGAGCGGCTAAGAAAGATGGAAATAGAGGGAGAAGCCCGTGAGCAAGAAGCAATTGCCGCCCGCTTAGAAAAGATGACAAAAGAAGAACGATTGCTCTATGAAATTCAATCCTTATCATCTTCGCAAGCCGACCAAGATAAAAGCAAGAATGCTTTGTTTGAAGAAGTATTAAGTCAGAAAAATGCTGCAGCTGCTTCTGCTCTTAAAGCTTATTGGGAAACAAATGGGCAATGGAAGATAAAAAAACAACAGAAAAAACAATACAACAAGGTGCAAGAAGTGAAAAAGCTTTTGCAATTATAA
- the cmr5 gene encoding type III-B CRISPR module-associated protein Cmr5: MSKVRTRTGIENGRAAYAFGEVKRIVESGNHNNKKYRSYVKKIPSLIQVNGLGQTLAFCFQKKKEYLAIYQQIHRWLKETHGEYFIDESKELVEVVVSLKSSEYRMLTMETIALLNWMRKFADGMINE; the protein is encoded by the coding sequence ATGAGCAAGGTAAGAACTCGCACTGGTATCGAAAATGGCCGGGCGGCGTATGCATTTGGAGAAGTAAAAAGGATTGTTGAAAGCGGGAACCACAATAATAAGAAATATCGTTCATACGTGAAGAAAATCCCATCCCTTATTCAGGTTAACGGCTTAGGACAAACATTGGCGTTCTGTTTCCAGAAAAAGAAAGAATATCTGGCCATTTATCAGCAAATACATAGATGGTTAAAGGAAACGCATGGAGAATACTTTATAGATGAATCAAAGGAACTCGTTGAAGTGGTTGTAAGCCTAAAGAGTTCCGAATACAGGATGCTGACAATGGAAACCATTGCGCTATTAAACTGGATGCGCAAGTTTGCTGACGGCATGATCAATGAGTAA
- the cmr4 gene encoding type III-B CRISPR module RAMP protein Cmr4, with protein sequence MYTKAKPFLLHAITSVHAGSGSEIGLVDLPIQREQHTGFPKIESSSLKGAIRYTVEQRLQSEDAEKFELVFGSSPNMKADNESQSSAIAFSDARVLLFPVKSMRGIFAWITCPYVLNRFYNEMAINGTKKRVFSEIQPNSVSSNKLIVSEGKIVLEEYAFSVEENSVTKQIADELANYIQQDFSADVRDRIVILGDDDFNDFVRLSTEVNARIKINSETGIVDKGALWYEENVPPETIFYSILYTGNVRGAGTDDMKTAADVEAFLVDEMRFPAVFQLGGNSTLGHGMLRKIWL encoded by the coding sequence ATGTATACAAAAGCAAAACCATTTTTATTGCATGCCATTACTTCTGTTCATGCCGGGAGCGGGAGCGAAATCGGCTTAGTAGATTTGCCTATCCAACGTGAGCAGCATACAGGTTTCCCGAAAATTGAAAGCTCATCGTTGAAGGGAGCTATTCGCTATACGGTTGAGCAGCGATTACAGTCAGAGGATGCGGAGAAATTCGAGTTAGTGTTTGGTTCTAGTCCAAATATGAAAGCTGATAATGAATCCCAGTCGAGCGCGATTGCTTTCAGTGATGCACGGGTATTGCTTTTTCCAGTGAAATCAATGCGCGGGATCTTTGCATGGATCACATGCCCATATGTTTTAAATAGATTTTACAATGAGATGGCAATTAACGGTACAAAGAAAAGAGTATTTTCGGAAATACAGCCGAATTCGGTATCCTCCAATAAACTTATCGTTTCAGAGGGTAAAATTGTTTTGGAAGAATATGCATTCTCTGTGGAAGAGAACAGTGTAACGAAACAAATCGCCGACGAATTAGCGAATTATATTCAACAGGACTTTTCTGCGGATGTTCGGGATCGAATCGTTATCTTAGGAGATGATGATTTCAATGATTTTGTGCGCTTATCAACTGAAGTAAATGCACGGATAAAAATTAATTCAGAAACAGGCATTGTTGATAAGGGAGCACTTTGGTACGAGGAAAATGTTCCCCCGGAAACGATTTTTTATAGCATTCTTTACACAGGGAATGTTCGCGGAGCAGGTACTGACGATATGAAGACAGCTGCTGATGTGGAAGCATTCTTAGTAGATGAAATGCGGTTTCCGGCTGTTTTTCAATTAGGAGGCAACAGTACACTTGGGCATGGAATGTTAAGAAAAATTTGGCTGTAA
- the cmr3 gene encoding type III-B CRISPR module-associated protein Cmr3 translates to MTKLRLAPVDTFFFKGQQMTEAGSDSTMTGIFPPRPNTIYGALRSAFIHHHISFEEFREGTHAEVKKWMGTPDKLGDFRLDYCGLYYKQELLLPLPLDHQVMATENDGNIAYPLSLQMDENPSSQGSGWRLMSNRKEKTKGSANQYVKIEQWKTALLGVQPFKDVISVNELLEKEQKIGIALDYNERRTKENYLYNMTKLRFKDDGGLIVYTPNSPDFTKIPFARIGGENRPWSIKQEQGDFSLWDSTELEKIRQQILETKLAKLVLLSPAIWEQGSRPLTFDGTKLTLPNGIHVNWLTAAIGRPSLYGGWDIVKHRPKKRCFMVPEGSIIYISLQENQAMTIAEQVDSLLQLVNGFSLTDQGAQEGFGFAVIAAANMD, encoded by the coding sequence TTGACAAAATTAAGGTTAGCGCCGGTTGATACCTTTTTCTTCAAAGGGCAGCAGATGACAGAAGCCGGATCAGATAGTACCATGACAGGGATTTTCCCACCGCGTCCTAATACAATATACGGCGCACTCCGCTCTGCCTTCATTCATCACCATATATCATTTGAAGAATTTCGGGAAGGTACACATGCGGAAGTGAAAAAATGGATGGGGACACCAGATAAGCTGGGCGATTTCCGCCTTGATTACTGTGGGCTGTATTACAAGCAGGAATTATTGCTTCCGCTCCCGCTCGATCATCAAGTCATGGCGACAGAGAATGATGGCAATATCGCATATCCACTCAGTTTGCAAATGGATGAAAACCCATCGTCACAAGGATCTGGATGGAGGCTGATGTCAAACCGCAAGGAAAAAACGAAAGGCTCTGCAAATCAATATGTGAAAATTGAACAATGGAAGACAGCCTTATTGGGCGTACAACCGTTTAAAGATGTCATTTCAGTCAATGAATTGTTGGAAAAAGAACAAAAAATAGGAATTGCCCTTGATTATAATGAGCGGCGAACAAAAGAGAATTATTTATATAATATGACAAAACTACGCTTCAAGGATGATGGCGGCTTAATCGTCTATACACCTAACAGTCCAGATTTTACAAAAATACCATTTGCAAGAATTGGCGGAGAAAACCGTCCTTGGTCGATAAAACAAGAGCAGGGTGACTTTTCATTATGGGATAGCACTGAACTCGAAAAAATAAGGCAACAAATATTGGAAACAAAACTAGCAAAATTAGTCCTTCTTTCTCCCGCTATTTGGGAGCAAGGGTCACGACCGCTGACGTTTGATGGAACAAAGTTAACCTTACCTAATGGAATTCATGTCAACTGGCTAACAGCTGCAATCGGCAGACCAAGTTTGTATGGCGGTTGGGATATCGTGAAGCACCGTCCGAAAAAACGCTGTTTCATGGTGCCGGAAGGTTCGATTATTTATATAAGTCTGCAAGAAAACCAAGCTATGACAATAGCTGAGCAAGTAGATTCATTGCTTCAATTAGTCAATGGTTTTTCATTGACGGATCAAGGAGCGCAAGAAGGATTTGGCTTTGCAGTCATTGCAGCCGCAAATATGGATTAA
- the cas10 gene encoding type III-B CRISPR-associated protein Cas10/Cmr2, with the protein MTKRYLVLFTVGPVQSFISSARKIEDFWSGSYLLSHLIREALRNLYKNAPTFQLVFPVLSREEIDNPNHDTLHIASLPNRFTAIIEGDMNKVIEHLQETEKEIKEAFLDVCGFAIKTLFASLPDEKRSYLLKATEEQIDALLEMYWVIEPFADEDNFKLVREKLESRLGALKNDKQYPQVEQLGLTCSVCHERDALCAKHISEKDRYGDMKRKLARTWDKRDRRFKGEKVQRIRDNEFLCGICTGKRLARDYFKFFYNFSKGFRGFNSVTELTSANQSYYAILMMDGDNMGSLFSGERMESYSEVSKKLATFAMDAVPKIVEKEVRAQLVYAGGDDVLAFMPVQDALKIANDLRFAFSSEEEGLGKGATASAGLVIGHEKAPLQGLLNEVRNLEKKAKSYRKGQTVKNALAIGVHTRAGEISETVLPWTIGDTRTIEQLERIISLLKEELSSTFVYTFMEAFAPLLHPTVKDYEKIASREMVEVELRRLLKRSVKGRLNNETVEEAVQYLVTLHDCSPTTMDFLHLLKILTFFERKEE; encoded by the coding sequence ATGACGAAGCGATATCTTGTATTGTTTACAGTCGGACCTGTACAGTCCTTTATCTCTTCCGCTCGGAAAATTGAAGATTTTTGGAGTGGAAGCTATTTACTTTCCCACTTAATTCGTGAAGCACTTAGAAATTTATATAAAAATGCTCCAACATTTCAACTCGTTTTTCCCGTATTGTCCCGTGAGGAAATTGATAATCCTAATCATGATACCCTTCACATCGCTTCATTGCCTAATCGTTTTACAGCGATAATCGAAGGAGACATGAACAAAGTTATTGAACATTTACAAGAAACCGAAAAGGAAATAAAAGAAGCATTTCTTGATGTTTGCGGCTTTGCGATTAAAACATTATTTGCTAGTTTACCAGATGAAAAACGTTCTTATCTACTAAAAGCCACTGAGGAGCAAATTGATGCCTTGCTTGAAATGTATTGGGTAATAGAGCCATTTGCGGATGAAGATAACTTTAAATTAGTAAGAGAAAAGCTTGAAAGCCGTTTAGGCGCATTAAAAAACGATAAACAATATCCCCAAGTTGAACAGCTTGGCCTTACATGCAGTGTTTGCCATGAACGAGATGCCTTATGTGCGAAACATATTAGCGAGAAAGATCGCTATGGCGATATGAAGCGAAAATTAGCGCGGACATGGGATAAGCGCGATCGGAGATTTAAGGGAGAAAAGGTGCAAAGAATCAGAGACAACGAGTTTTTATGTGGCATATGCACCGGCAAACGTTTGGCCCGCGACTATTTTAAGTTTTTCTATAATTTTTCAAAGGGGTTTCGCGGCTTTAATTCTGTGACGGAATTGACAAGTGCGAATCAGAGCTATTATGCGATATTAATGATGGACGGAGATAATATGGGTTCCTTGTTTTCGGGGGAGCGTATGGAAAGCTACAGCGAAGTTAGTAAAAAACTGGCCACATTCGCGATGGATGCTGTTCCTAAGATTGTCGAAAAAGAGGTTCGAGCACAGCTTGTTTATGCCGGCGGTGACGATGTATTGGCTTTTATGCCTGTTCAGGATGCATTAAAGATTGCCAATGATTTGCGCTTTGCTTTCAGTAGTGAGGAGGAGGGGCTTGGAAAAGGGGCAACAGCATCCGCTGGTTTAGTTATTGGCCACGAGAAAGCCCCATTACAAGGGCTTTTAAATGAAGTACGAAATCTTGAAAAGAAAGCGAAAAGCTATCGCAAGGGACAGACGGTGAAAAATGCATTAGCAATAGGCGTACATACGAGAGCAGGCGAGATTTCCGAAACAGTTCTTCCTTGGACAATTGGGGATACGCGAACGATAGAGCAATTGGAAAGAATAATTTCGCTTTTAAAAGAAGAGCTTTCATCCACATTTGTTTATACCTTTATGGAGGCATTTGCACCTCTTCTTCATCCAACGGTGAAGGATTACGAAAAAATAGCCTCTCGCGAGATGGTTGAGGTAGAATTGCGCAGATTGCTTAAGAGATCAGTTAAAGGTCGATTGAACAACGAAACAGTAGAGGAAGCTGTTCAATACTTAGTCACTTTACATGACTGCTCCCCTACCACAATGGATTTCTTGCATTTATTAAAGATTCTAACCTTTTTTGAAAGAAAGGAGGAATAG